Proteins encoded in a region of the Planktothrix tepida PCC 9214 genome:
- a CDS encoding response regulator — protein MRTVLVVEDNIINWKVFERILTRRGGLVAKHTEDVETVMQMAVNKQADLILMDVSLTNSYYDGKAVDGIKITQMLKANPETAKLPVILVTAHATTGDRENFLAQSGADDYIPKPVVDHKAFVEQIKSKLPVDD, from the coding sequence ATGAGAACCGTTTTGGTGGTTGAAGACAATATTATTAATTGGAAAGTCTTTGAACGAATTTTAACAAGACGGGGTGGGTTAGTGGCTAAACACACCGAAGATGTGGAAACCGTGATGCAAATGGCGGTTAATAAACAAGCCGATCTAATTTTAATGGATGTGTCTTTAACGAATAGTTATTACGACGGGAAAGCCGTTGATGGGATTAAAATTACCCAAATGTTAAAAGCCAACCCAGAAACAGCAAAACTACCCGTTATTTTAGTCACTGCCCATGCGACAACAGGTGATCGAGAAAACTTTTTAGCCCAAAGTGGTGCTGATGATTATATTCCTAAACCTGTTGTTGATCATAAAGCCTTTGTCGAACAAATTAAATCTAAATTACCTGTAGACGATTAA